CTGCCTGAATAAACATCCGCAGGCGTAAGGTTGTCAAGCGATTCGGGATAACGTTCATACCTTGTTTTTGCATAAAGTTAGTTTGTTATAAAATTAGTTGTTTTTGTGAAATTACTAAACTAAATTTGCACTTAACCAACCGGTAAACTTTATACTGAAGATTTACAGTTTGGAGCGATTAACGGAAGATTTCTGTTTCAGGTAGATTGATGTTTGTGCAAGATTGGGAATAAGCCATTTTCAACTCGATTGGGGTTGGCAGGAATCAGATAAATGGATACTTAACCGCTCGCCTTTATGGATGTCTCTGATTTACCGGAAGATACTTTTGATTCATCCGATATCATTAAAAAAATACAAAAGCATCCGGCATAATTTCATAAATAAAAGAAAATTGGGCTTTTTTAAGGTTAGACTTATTAAAATGGTTTTGGACTAAATTGGGCTAATTGAGAAATAATATTTCTATTTACAAATAAAGTAATCGAATGAAAGAAAACCGACGTCATTTTTTAAAACAGATAACAGCAGGAGGTATTGGCTTAAGCTTTATTCCTGGGCTTCGAGCTGAAAAATCTATTTCAGAACCATATGAAATTCTTTCCAAGGAAACTGGAAGAAGACAGTATTTTAATATGTGTGGTTACCGGGCTCCCAAGTTGGATATCGTTCGTGTAGGATTTATCGGGATAGGGAATCGTGGTTACGCAAACCTGAACCAGATGACCTTTTTGGAAGGAGTTCATATAAAGGCAATTTGTGATATTGTACAATTTCGCATTGACAATGTTCAACAGTTGCTGAGAAAACGGGGATTGCCGGAAGCAGAGGTCCATACCGGACGTGAAGATGCATGGAGAAAGCTATGTGAAGACCCAAACATCGACTTGGTAAGTATTGCTGTGCCGCGGGGACCGCTCCATGCACGAATATCTGTGTATGCTATGGAGTGTGGTAAGCATGTGGCTGTTGAAGTACCTGCAATAGCTACCGTTGAAGAGGCATGGGAAGTGATTGAGGCTTCGGAGAAGACCAGAAAGCATTGTTATATGATGGAAAACTGTTGTTATGATTTTTTCGAGCTACTAACGTTAAATATGGTGCGACAAGGATTTTTCGGAGATATTATTCATGCCGATGCTGCATATATTCATCACCAGTCACTTTATGAAAAGACAAAAGATAACAATATGTGGCGTTTGGAAGAAAGTCAGCGCCATAATGGAAATTTGTATCCTACGCATGGATTAGGACCCGTATGCCAGGTTATGGACATAAACAGAGGAGACAAACTGGACTACATGACCTCAATGTCTTCAAATGATTTTATGTTGGGAAAGAAAGTTTCGGAACTGGCACAAAGTGATCCGTTTTATAAAAAGTATGATACTAACTCCTATAGAGGAAATATGAATACTTCAATAATCAGGACGGAGAAAGGGCGTACCATCATGCTTCAACACGACATTACCAGTCCTCGGGTCTACTCCCGAATACACATGATTAGCGGCACAAA
This portion of the Petrimonas sulfuriphila genome encodes:
- a CDS encoding Gfo/Idh/MocA family oxidoreductase; the encoded protein is MKENRRHFLKQITAGGIGLSFIPGLRAEKSISEPYEILSKETGRRQYFNMCGYRAPKLDIVRVGFIGIGNRGYANLNQMTFLEGVHIKAICDIVQFRIDNVQQLLRKRGLPEAEVHTGREDAWRKLCEDPNIDLVSIAVPRGPLHARISVYAMECGKHVAVEVPAIATVEEAWEVIEASEKTRKHCYMMENCCYDFFELLTLNMVRQGFFGDIIHADAAYIHHQSLYEKTKDNNMWRLEESQRHNGNLYPTHGLGPVCQVMDINRGDKLDYMTSMSSNDFMLGKKVSELAQSDPFYKKYDTNSYRGNMNTSIIRTEKGRTIMLQHDITSPRVYSRIHMISGTKGAVQKYPEPGRISLGSEWLDNEKMNEINDKYKPEIVKRIGDMAQKVGGHGGMDFLMTWRLIDCLRNGLPMDIDVYDAASWSVIIPLSEKSVSNRSKPVEIPDFTRGAWRTNQPVDISISEGNTTTIRRS